The nucleotide sequence TATGGTGGAACTAGCCCATCAGGTTTCAAGTCCTAGACTTAGCACTAGTGCTCGCATTTTCATGGATTTATTTCAGGTTTTCTGAAGATGTTCGTCCAGTGTGAGGAGATGTTCCCGTCAACTACGAAGGCGTCTGTGGTGACTTCTtcaatctcaagatgttgtgtCGGCTCTGTCTAAAACAAAGGAACACATGAATTTGGCAGCGGCGAAAAAAAAAACCCTGAAAACAACGTGACTTGAGGACATTATCTACCACAATGGTCACATGACACCAGGAGCCAAAAGGCATTTTCCCGTTACAAGAAAGCTACATCTGAGCCATCTTGCAATTTGATCATGTCATGCCATTGGCACCATGAGTGGAGGAGAGCGGCTGGTTTGTTTGTTAGCCAGTTGGTGCCCTCTCCACTTCAAAGGGGTCTTCAAAATGTCAACTTCTATAGCCATGGACCACGATCCCAAATAATTCTCAACTTCTCATGATTGAGACAGCCTAAGATGTGTTTATCATCTCAGACCATTTAGTTGCAAATGGCTAAAATAAGCTGGAAATTCATGCCCTCTCTAACCATATGAATTATGACTTTTTCGCTCCACGCATAATGCTTGTAATCATTACGTTTTAGTGCAACAAACTGAGGATAACTCAAATGGTTAGATTCCTTTTGCTGGAACCAATCCAACATGGTTCAAATACTAGACTTGACATTGGTGCAcatatttttctggatttatttcagactttTTGGCGATGTTTGCCTAGTGGGAGACGCCGACTACGACGCGCATGTGGTGATTTCATTCATAGGGTAATTGTATGTGCGTGTATGTGAGCATCTGCGATTGTACCGTGTCAAAAAATGTTTTAGTGCAANNNNNNNNNNNNNNNNNNNNNNNNNNNNNNNNNNNNNNNNNNNNNNNNNNNNNNNNNNNNNNNNNNNNNNNNNNNNNNNNNNNNNNNNNNNNNNNNNNNNNNNNNNNNNNNNNNNNNNNNNNNNNNNNNNNNNNNNNNNNNNNNNNNNNNNNNNNNNNNNNNNNNNNNNNNNNNNNNNNNNNNNNNNNNNNNNNNNNNNNNNNNNNNNNNNNNNNNNNNNNNNNNNNNNNNNNNNNNNNNNNNNNNNNNNNNNNNNNNNNNNNNNNNNNNNNNNNNNNNNNNNNNNNNNNNNNNNNNNNNNNTATTTGTTTGTTGGGAAAACATAAACAATTTCAAGTTCAAGTTTGCAAAGGGTTACATAGGCAATTTAAATAGAGATGGTGAGTTCATTACTCTAGACTCTGGCTGTATATATCAAAATCGTATCAAAACATATCTTCTGCATTATgaaaaacaagcaaataaaggtcaCGTTCTCTTCATTCCCATCATGCGCCAGTTGTATGCATGGTCTTGGGGGGTTGAAATAGTAAAGACACACATGGCTTAGTGACAGCAAGAATTGATTGACATAGCTGTATTTTGAGGGTTTAGGGGGGAAGCACAACATGAAATGTCCAGCTATGATCCTTCACTCAGACGTTGCAACGAGATATTCtgtaattgatgtggtgtttagcAATGCTATTTTTAGAAGACATCTTAGGTGGTTGATGAAACATAAATATGAGATATTCTATAATTGACGTTGTGTTTAGCAATGCATTTTTAGAAGGCACTTAGCTGGTTGATGAAACATAAATATATATGCACGTTGAATCATATATCCATATAATGTATCACAAGCCCCGCGCAACATGTTTGTCACGAAACAAAAAATTATGTCGACGCTTACCCGACACTGTGATGTACGATGAGAACATCATGTTTCAAGTTGTTTCCATGTAACATTTTTCATGCGATGGAAATATAGTTTTCATGCAATGCAATTATTTCTGCGTGAGTAATTCGGTTTAATTTTCCAGGGTACTCCAGTCAGCTATGTGCTGTTAGATGATCAATTCCAGCCAGCTACTCTCACTTCATCAGAAAATAAATAGTCCAGTCAGAAATGTGTTGGTGCCATGCTAGCACAATATGAGTACTTATTATTTACACCCCTAAAAAATAGCACTTATTTACTAGCAGTACTCACTTAATTAAGAAGATTCCCATCCTCGgctgaagaagaaaaaggagaagattTCCATCCTAAcccaagaaaaaaaaaagaacaccCACCGGCCACCTCTCTGCCCATCTACATATACGCGACCCACGACGGCGTCTCCCACCTCCCACAACCGCTCCGCTACCTCCTCTTCTTGATTCTCGCCACTGTCCCCCGCCCTCGCCATGGACGGCGCCGACAGCATGCGGTTCCAGCGGCAGGCCTCCTGCTCCTGCGCCCCCTCCATGTCCCGCGGCTACGTCCGCGGCGGCTTCGACCTCGACGACGACGACTTCGACGACGGCCACTTCGACAAGGCCGGCGTCGCCCGGCACGGGagggcgccgcccgccgccgcgtcgccgcgcGGGTGCGGCACGAGGCTGAGGGGCCTGTGGCGGAAGATCGTCCGGGAGAAGAAGAGGATCCTGCTCTGCTCCACCGGCTGCGTGCCTGTCGGGggctcctcggcggcggcggcggcgcgggagccaTACGACGCGTACAGCTACGCGCAGAACTTCGACGACGGCGCGGCCTGGGTGGAGCCCGACAACCTCTCGCGCTCCTTCTCCGCGCGCTTCGCCGTCCCCTCCAGGGTCCTGCAGCGGGTCGCCGTGTAGGCACGAcacgccccgccgccggcggccgcggcggcggctgaccgtcgtttcttttgtttcttcctctgtttcttGTTTTCTCGTCTCTGTCTCAGTTTTGGAGTCCTCAACAACTGTGAAAAGGAATGTTCTTTGCCCACCTGTAAATGGTAGCCCCTCAATCCCAATATCATGATCAGCATCTGCATCAATCTTCATCGGTTTTGCCCCAAACCTTTATGAATCTCGCAGCAAGATGCAAGCAACTCACTCACATGTCTTGCAATGTTGAATCAGATATACATACTGTGATAATGATTTGCTTAGTTCCAACATCTATCAAGCATGTGAAAACAGTTTTGTTGCAAGAATCTACAGTAATTGCAAATCTCACCAGGAACTGCTCATCACTTTTATGCTCTCTTTACAGATTTTACTCTGAACAATCTCATCCAATTCAAAGTGTGTGCGCAGCAATTAGGTGTAAAGTGCAGATAACCTAGCTTGGTCAAACATGTTTCTTGGTGATTAGGCGATGCGTCCGCACATGTGAAGTTGATTGGAGTCCTCCGTGTTCCTCTTTTTCAATGCACCAAACGCTTGCAAATTTGACCACCAAAAGGGATTTTCACAAAGACATGACAGCGAAATATCTGACCGTCTACAGGAAATTCACACACAACAACGACAATCTGGTGAAGCAAACTTCATTCCATTGACAGTTTTTGCATCACAAATTAATAGAAAAACGGTCCTAGAGAAAACTCAGGATGGCTTTTAGGAGAGAGGATGGGGTTGGCATCACACGCCATTGTTGCCGACCTCATCTCTCTTTCGAAAGGCAGAGGTCGCAGTTAATCTAGCTCTTTAAAGTTTAAACCAAGAGGCAATCTTGTTGCCCGTCTCCATCAAAGAAAAGGGCTGTTCTTTTCGTAGGTTCACCACTTTGGCACCTTAATACTTTTTGTCCATTTGCAAGTGGATTATCACGTATACTTCCTTCGATTGTattaaggttgagacacttatttcgaaacggaggaagtactactttctctgtaaataaatataagatgttttagagaCCTGTGTCAAGTCTTTAAAACGAACCTAAAATTCCCAAATCTATCGAATGGCTCTACGGCTGCATTTGGTACTGCGGCGTATCATGAATTTATAATATGTCATGAGTaagcaagcgaataattttataggaaaataagaatGCTATTGGGATTAAGTGGGACCTACACTTTATTGTAGCGAGATAGAGGGATAGCTGACATGTTGGTCTATAGGTATTTTCGACATTATAACATGTCAAACAAGATTTGAGATGACAGTAATGGTGTCCAGTGATATTTTTTAACATGCGCCTAACGAagcaatggcatttttgagcaattGAAATTCTTAATGGCAGAACTGAGTAGTGAGATGTAAccagtggcataaatgataaataACTATAATAATAATCCAATTCCACTTGTTCCAAAGGTTTTTTCCCCTGTTTTAGCTGATGTTTGCTCTTccatttttgcctacttttgtgaCTAACTTTCTACACCAATTTTTTACAAAAAAGAATACAGTAAGAAATCATTCGACAATTCcccgcaaaaataaataaaatccgaCAACAACCGCAAACTGAGCCTGATTGAAGCAAATAAATACTCTATATGACAATTGCACATGGAGATGATCCAGGTTTTTAACTCCTAATAACGTTCATGAGGCCTACTGTCAGGTACGCTGGATCTCTGCTCTCTGTGATCCATGCTCTGCTCTCGATCTCTCCAACAAAGATAATGAATGCAACGAGACCATGTACAACGAACGAAGAGCAACGCATGCGTGCACTCGGGTCATGATCCATTGCACACCAGGATACCACATTCTCTAGTATCGATCGATCTCATGTACTGATATGTTTCAGATACCAGGGCCGGCTACAGTCTTCGAGTAAAATTCGCTTGTCGAGTGTCATGTACGATGCATCTGCAAGTGCCCACCTTTGCTTGAAGTGGAAGATCGTGCCGAGACAATGTAAGCTCTGCAGGTTGCATACGTTGAACTGTTTTTAGCGTGAAATTTACTAATATGAGGTGGTCGAGGTACATGCATGCATCTTATATACAGTAAAATAAAAGTTGCGAAGAGGGCCATCCTATACTGTTCGGCTCGGCGAGTTTAAACTTGGTTGGGGCCGGACACGTTTGAGCGTTTgacccttcacttaatttcaacaCCAAACATCTTTGGTCTTTGTCACGTCAAAAAATTATGACCAGTGACATGGCGGTGGTTGTAGTTTTTTTTTTCCTCTGACAACCCAGTGACCACAAAAGAGATTTTTTATATGAATATAATAGAGAGAAAATTAAAATAAATACCAGAAAGATAACCGTTGGTGCAATAATTTGTATTCTTATGTTTTGGAAATTGCTGTCAAAAACAGTAAAGACCTGATGTGTTTACTAGTGCACATATAGTAACAGGTCCCTGAAGTCATGAGGCGTTTGGTACAAACCCCGAAGATAATCTCTTGCGTGGCAGCGAGGATTATCACCGAAGATTATGCTGTCAAGAGTGACCCCAAAAATATGTTGACGCAAAGCTACTGGTTCGGTGTCTGTCCGAAGGAATTGACTGCAGCCGAGAAGTTGAAGAAGAAATGAAGACGTACCATTTATTtcgttcttcttctttctctttattaagtcataggaccaccgtactattagGAGGGATATAGAGTTCGAAACTTTGAATTTCTGATGCTAAAACCAATCCTATGTGAGTTGAGAGAAAAATCTCTTTGTGTTTCGTGCAAATACTTGGCCAGCAAGATACTGTGTTTTTCGCCGCGAGAGATTTGTCTCTGACCGGAGAGTTAGCACTACttatcttacattcttaagaagttggtcCCAATTTTCTCAACATGTAAAGTGTCCATCTCAACGTCCTCACTAAGGCCACACATTTAAGTCTCTCCCACTAAGTCATGCAAAGTCTGCCACATAAGAAAACTTACAAATTACAATTATTTTTTGCATTAGTCTATGCATGTAACGCTGCCATATCATACATGCATGTAAGTCATCCTTCAATTTTTTGTTCAAAATGATATTTTTAACAGTAATTCATAAGTTTTATTAATTGTCAAGCTTATATTTTCTTTTCATTAGATTTAGTTATTTTTAGCAACTATTTACGCATTTTTTAACAAAGTTACcgtagcaacgcgcggggtatgATCTAGTACCTCAAGTAATGTTACTGTTGCTCCCAAAATCCGACCGTTGAGgacgtgtcggttggccattggccgAAACGCGTGTCCAAAATGGCCATTTCTCATCAAGAAAGGCTgcagctataaatagccaccccgcaccggctttgtccggtggctgctccaTTTGATTCCGAGAAGTTTGTGTGAGCAACCCTCTCTCCTAAGTGATTTGtgtttaaaatccaccgagagagAAACCCCAGAGCCAAAAAATTAGATAGTGGTTTAACATCATTCGAATCTAAGTCCAGTATGCcccacctattactcttgagagctgcgaactctctagacggttaggtgtcaatttcttcagagaccaagagtgattgtgattctcgaagaagaagtctgtaaagaTTCGGAGATCACTCGAGTTCACAAAAAAATAGATTTTTGATGTTTCAGGATTATTAGTTAGTTTCTTGAAGTTCAAGATTCTTTTTCATATACTTCTAATTTCCCCTtagcttattattatttttttcatttttttcgttCTTCGTGAAATTCTAGTGGTGTTTGCTTTCTTCTTTTGGTATTAGAATTTCTTCTTGTTTGCTACTTTGTTTTAAGATAACTAGTGtttcccaaaaaaatataaattaT is from Triticum aestivum cultivar Chinese Spring chromosome 3A, IWGSC CS RefSeq v2.1, whole genome shotgun sequence and encodes:
- the LOC123058002 gene encoding uncharacterized protein; this translates as MDGADSMRFQRQASCSCAPSMSRGYVRGGFDLDDDDFDDGHFDKAGVARHGRAPPAAASPRGCGTRLRGLWRKIVREKKRILLCSTGCVPVGGSSAAAAAREPYDAYSYAQNFDDGAAWVEPDNLSRSFSARFAVPSRVLQRVAV